Proteins from a genomic interval of Caulobacter sp. SL161:
- the rlmN gene encoding 23S rRNA (adenine(2503)-C(2))-methyltransferase RlmN — MSVTLDLSRVSSETTPAQPVAKPLVNLSGLTRPQLIAALVESGVVEHGKAKMRATQIFRWMHHRGVTDFADMSDVAKETRARLAEAFTIARPEIVERQVSKDGTRKWLIRMAPGIEVESVYIPGVGRAGALCVSSQVGCTLNCSFCHTGTQPLVRNLTAAEIVAQVQVAKDDLAEWPSDKEDRQLSNIVFMGMGEPLYNLGQVADAIEIISDNEGIAISRRRITVSTSGVVPMLEKLGSTTQAMLAISLHATNDPLRDVLVPLNKKYPIAELMAGIRAYPGLSNARRVTFEYVMLKGVNDSPEEARALVKLIKGIPAKINLIPFNPWPGSDYQCSDWATIEAFAAILNKAGYSSPIRTPRGRDILAACGQLKSESEKVRASALRKLSLAAMAGVLSDDDEDEAA, encoded by the coding sequence TTGAGCGTCACCCTCGACCTGTCGCGCGTCTCATCCGAGACGACGCCCGCCCAACCCGTCGCCAAGCCCCTGGTCAACCTGTCGGGTCTCACGCGCCCGCAGTTGATCGCGGCGCTGGTCGAGAGCGGCGTGGTTGAGCACGGCAAGGCCAAGATGCGGGCCACCCAGATTTTCCGCTGGATGCACCATCGCGGCGTCACCGACTTCGCCGACATGAGCGACGTGGCCAAGGAAACCCGCGCGCGTCTGGCTGAAGCCTTCACCATCGCCCGCCCCGAGATCGTCGAGCGCCAGGTGTCCAAGGACGGCACGCGCAAGTGGCTGATCCGCATGGCCCCGGGCATCGAGGTCGAGAGCGTCTACATCCCCGGCGTCGGCCGCGCCGGCGCCCTGTGCGTGTCCAGCCAGGTCGGCTGCACGCTGAACTGCAGCTTCTGCCACACGGGCACCCAGCCCTTGGTGCGAAACCTGACCGCGGCCGAGATCGTCGCCCAGGTGCAGGTGGCCAAGGACGACCTGGCCGAATGGCCGTCCGACAAGGAGGACCGCCAGCTCTCGAACATCGTGTTCATGGGCATGGGCGAGCCGCTCTACAATCTGGGCCAGGTGGCCGACGCCATCGAGATCATCAGCGACAACGAGGGCATCGCCATCTCGCGTCGTCGGATCACGGTCTCGACCTCGGGTGTCGTGCCGATGCTGGAAAAGCTGGGCTCGACCACCCAGGCCATGCTGGCGATCAGCCTGCACGCCACCAACGACCCGCTGCGCGACGTTCTGGTGCCGCTGAACAAGAAGTACCCGATCGCCGAGCTGATGGCCGGCATCCGCGCCTATCCGGGCCTTAGCAACGCCCGCCGCGTGACCTTCGAATATGTGATGCTGAAGGGCGTCAACGACAGTCCCGAAGAGGCGCGCGCCCTCGTCAAGCTGATCAAGGGCATCCCGGCCAAGATCAACCTGATCCCGTTCAATCCCTGGCCTGGCAGCGACTACCAGTGCTCGGACTGGGCGACGATCGAGGCCTTCGCCGCGATCCTCAACAAGGCCGGCTATTCCTCGCCGATCCGCACCCCGCGCGGCCGAGACATCCTCGCCGCCTGCGGTCAGCTGAAGAGCGAGAGCGAAAAGGTCCGCGCCTCG
- a CDS encoding LysE family translocator, with protein sequence MVVRGGAAYIRAMDHLPVDPARYGAFLVAMFVMAITPGPANLFAIATGMERGKTAALLGVVGMNAATLVWFACSALGLGALIITFPAAFHVLALAGAVYLVWLGLKSLWAGIKNVESHASASVRAGRSAFFDGFMVQIANPKILLFFSAVLPPFLDVDRPLVPQLIMFACATIGMDLVSMSAYGVGGAALSDRMNEPGFRRGFAILVGVLLITAAGLIVSRG encoded by the coding sequence TTGGTGGTCCGTGGCGGAGCGGCCTATATCCGCGCCATGGACCACCTGCCCGTCGATCCCGCCCGCTACGGCGCCTTTCTGGTCGCCATGTTCGTCATGGCCATCACGCCGGGGCCCGCCAACCTGTTCGCCATCGCCACCGGCATGGAGCGGGGCAAGACCGCAGCCCTCTTGGGCGTCGTGGGCATGAACGCCGCCACCCTGGTCTGGTTCGCCTGTTCGGCCCTGGGCCTGGGCGCGCTGATCATCACCTTTCCTGCGGCCTTCCACGTCCTGGCCCTGGCCGGCGCGGTCTATCTCGTCTGGCTGGGCCTCAAATCGCTGTGGGCCGGGATCAAGAACGTCGAGAGCCACGCCTCGGCGAGCGTTCGCGCCGGCCGCTCGGCGTTCTTCGACGGCTTCATGGTGCAGATCGCCAATCCGAAGATTCTGCTGTTCTTCTCGGCCGTGCTGCCGCCGTTCCTGGACGTCGACCGCCCGCTGGTCCCGCAGCTGATCATGTTCGCCTGCGCCACCATCGGCATGGACCTCGTCAGCATGTCGGCCTACGGCGTTGGCGGCGCGGCGCTGTCCGACCGAATGAACGAGCCCGGGTTCCGGCGCGGCTTCGCGATCCTGGTGGGGGTGCTGCTTATCACCGCCGCCGGCTTGATCGTCTCGCGCGGCTAA
- a CDS encoding YkvA family protein, with protein MSGDAKPSPDVNVNEVLDPAKALVPATLRVNEEKVREGFLPKIRKVAAKIPFAADALSVWWAARDPETPVAAKGMMLAGLAYFVLPTDALPDLLPVIGFTDDAAVIAALVAILGKTLKPRHKEAAQAFLSRLSDDA; from the coding sequence ATGAGCGGCGACGCCAAACCGTCCCCCGACGTAAACGTCAACGAGGTGCTGGATCCGGCCAAGGCGCTGGTCCCGGCCACCTTGCGCGTCAACGAGGAGAAGGTCCGCGAGGGCTTCCTGCCGAAGATCCGCAAGGTGGCCGCGAAGATCCCGTTCGCGGCCGACGCCCTGTCGGTCTGGTGGGCCGCGCGCGATCCTGAGACGCCGGTGGCGGCCAAAGGCATGATGCTGGCGGGCCTGGCCTATTTCGTCCTGCCGACTGACGCCCTGCCGGACCTTCTGCCCGTGATCGGCTTCACCGACGACGCCGCCGTGATCGCCGCCCTGGTGGCGATCCTGGGCAAGACGCTGAAACCTCGCCACAAGGAGGCCGCCCAGGCGTTCCTGTCGCGCCTTTCTGACGACGCCTGA
- a CDS encoding CC0125/CC1285 family lipoprotein: MSIKKAALVAALAVTAGLAACATPTPYQPRITSGAVTGGFSEQKLESDRYRISFAGNSLTSRETVERYLLYRAAEVTVQQGYDWFETADHRTDRTARSYVEADPFSRPGFGWGPYGYWRPAWRYYGPAYGWRTWDPFWGDPFFADRAQIRTVEKFEAGAEIVMHKGQKPQGEPRAYDAREIMANLANTIVRPEAK, translated from the coding sequence ATGTCGATCAAGAAGGCCGCCCTCGTCGCCGCCCTGGCGGTGACCGCAGGTCTCGCCGCCTGCGCCACCCCAACGCCCTATCAGCCCCGGATCACTTCGGGCGCGGTCACCGGCGGGTTCTCGGAACAAAAGCTGGAGAGCGACCGCTATCGCATCTCGTTCGCCGGCAACAGCCTGACCTCGCGCGAGACGGTCGAGCGCTACCTGCTGTATCGGGCGGCCGAGGTGACCGTGCAGCAAGGCTATGACTGGTTCGAGACCGCCGACCACCGCACCGACCGCACCGCGCGCAGCTATGTCGAGGCCGATCCGTTCTCGCGCCCGGGCTTTGGCTGGGGCCCGTACGGCTATTGGCGTCCGGCTTGGCGCTACTATGGCCCGGCCTATGGCTGGCGCACCTGGGACCCCTTCTGGGGTGACCCCTTCTTCGCCGACCGCGCCCAGATCCGCACGGTCGAGAAGTTCGAGGCCGGGGCCGAGATCGTGATGCACAAGGGCCAGAAGCCGCAGGGCGAGCCGCGCGCCTATGACGCCCGCGAGATCATGGCCAACCTGGCCAACACGATCGTGCGGCCGGAAGCGAAGTAG
- a CDS encoding argininosuccinate synthase, translating to MADKSVKKVVLAYSGGLDTSIILKWLQTEYGAEVITFTADLGQGEEIEPARAKALAAGVKPENIFIEDVREEFVRDYVFPMFRANTVYEGQYLLGTSIARPLIAKKQIEIARKMGADAVSHGATGKGNDQVRFELGYYGLEPDITVIAPWREWDFKSREALLDFAEKHQIQITKDKRGEAPFSVDANLLHSSSEGKVLEDPAVEAPEFVHMRTIAPEDAPDKPTIITIDFEKGDPVAIDGVAMSPATLLTKLNELGRDNGVGRLDLVENRFVGMKSRGVYETPGGTILLAAHRGIESITLDRGAMHLKDELMPKYASLVYNGFWFSPEREMLQAAIDYSQDKVTGRVRVKLYKGNVTVIGRESPYSLYDQDLVTFEEGKVAYDHRDAGGFIKLNALRLRVLAKRDKRG from the coding sequence ATGGCCGACAAGTCCGTGAAGAAGGTCGTGCTCGCCTATTCGGGCGGTCTCGACACCTCGATCATCCTCAAGTGGCTGCAGACCGAGTACGGCGCTGAGGTCATCACCTTCACGGCCGACCTTGGCCAGGGCGAAGAGATCGAGCCGGCCCGCGCCAAGGCCCTGGCCGCCGGCGTGAAGCCCGAGAACATCTTCATCGAGGATGTCCGCGAAGAGTTCGTGCGCGACTACGTCTTCCCGATGTTCCGCGCCAACACGGTCTATGAGGGCCAGTACCTCCTGGGCACCTCGATCGCCCGTCCGCTGATCGCCAAGAAGCAGATCGAGATCGCCCGCAAGATGGGCGCCGACGCCGTCAGCCACGGCGCGACCGGCAAGGGCAACGACCAGGTCCGCTTCGAGCTCGGCTATTATGGCCTCGAGCCCGACATCACCGTGATCGCCCCGTGGCGCGAGTGGGACTTCAAGTCCCGTGAGGCCCTGCTGGACTTCGCCGAGAAGCACCAGATCCAGATCACCAAGGACAAGCGCGGCGAGGCGCCGTTCAGCGTCGACGCCAACCTGCTGCACTCCTCGTCCGAAGGTAAGGTGCTGGAGGATCCGGCGGTCGAGGCTCCCGAGTTCGTCCACATGCGCACCATCGCGCCGGAAGACGCGCCCGATAAGCCGACCATCATCACCATCGACTTCGAGAAGGGCGACCCGGTCGCGATCGACGGCGTGGCGATGAGCCCGGCCACCCTGCTGACCAAGCTGAACGAGCTGGGCCGCGACAACGGCGTCGGCCGTCTCGACCTGGTCGAAAACCGCTTCGTCGGCATGAAGTCGCGCGGCGTCTACGAGACTCCCGGCGGCACCATCCTGCTGGCCGCCCACCGAGGCATCGAGAGCATCACGCTGGACCGGGGCGCCATGCACCTGAAGGACGAGCTGATGCCCAAGTACGCCAGCCTGGTCTACAACGGCTTCTGGTTCTCGCCCGAGCGCGAGATGCTGCAGGCCGCCATCGACTACAGCCAGGACAAGGTCACCGGCCGCGTCCGCGTGAAGCTGTACAAGGGCAATGTCACGGTCATCGGCCGCGAAAGCCCCTACTCGCTGTACGACCAGGATCTGGTCACCTTCGAAGAAGGCAAGGTCGCCTACGACCACCGCGACGCCGGCGGCTTCATCAAGCTCAACGCCCTGCGCCTGCGCGTCCTGGCCAAGCGCGACAAGCGCGGCTAG
- a CDS encoding KTSC domain-containing protein has product MRVESTAITDIAYTPEHGKLFVTFHDGDAYVYVGVPERISAAFYRSRSKGRFFQRMIRDRYPYNRV; this is encoded by the coding sequence ATGCGAGTGGAATCCACGGCGATCACCGACATCGCCTACACCCCCGAACACGGCAAGCTGTTCGTCACGTTCCACGACGGCGACGCGTACGTCTATGTCGGCGTGCCCGAACGGATCAGCGCAGCGTTCTACCGCTCGCGCTCGAAGGGCCGGTTCTTCCAGCGGATGATCCGCGACCGGTACCCGTACAACCGAGTTTAG
- a CDS encoding Rrf2 family transcriptional regulator — protein MSDSQKFPVAAHALAYLAHKAAFSAERAVASAELAASVPTNPVVVRRVTAMLGKAGLIGARAGANGGAWLLKPAETITLDVVLRAVNGCAHLGVAPKGVKGCPVGEKIPDAVRAAILSADQAAAERLSQITVADLLVGLQ, from the coding sequence ATGTCGGACAGTCAGAAATTCCCCGTCGCGGCCCACGCCCTGGCCTATCTGGCCCACAAGGCGGCCTTCTCGGCCGAGCGCGCCGTGGCCAGCGCCGAACTGGCCGCCTCGGTGCCGACCAATCCCGTTGTCGTGCGCCGGGTCACCGCCATGCTGGGCAAGGCCGGCCTGATCGGCGCCCGCGCCGGGGCCAATGGCGGCGCCTGGCTGCTCAAGCCCGCCGAGACCATCACGCTCGACGTGGTGCTCCGGGCCGTCAATGGCTGCGCTCATCTGGGCGTCGCGCCCAAGGGCGTGAAGGGCTGCCCGGTGGGCGAGAAGATCCCGGACGCAGTCCGCGCCGCGATTCTTTCCGCCGACCAGGCCGCCGCCGAGCGGCTCTCCCAGATTACGGTCGCGGACCTGCTGGTCGGGCTTCAGTAG
- a CDS encoding SDR family NAD(P)-dependent oxidoreductase produces the protein MARRLALITGASAGIGAASARIYASHGYDVALTARRVDRLEGLAAEIKLRSGVEAYAIPADLAEPAGVGAVLAAIAEQGREVDALINNAGYGLPGTYDATSWADQAKFLQLMLTSVCEMTHKVLPGMVERRFGRIVNVASLAGLVPGAAGHTLYAATKGFLVKFSQSLHLENLANGVHVSALCPGFTYSEFHDVNGTRAQVSQGVPEWMWLGADEVAAAGYEAAEANRSICVPGAPNKAIAAIAKIVPDDWALALMASQGSRFRKV, from the coding sequence ATGGCCCGTCGTCTCGCCCTGATCACCGGCGCTTCCGCCGGCATCGGAGCCGCCTCCGCCCGCATCTACGCCAGCCACGGCTATGACGTGGCCCTGACCGCGCGCCGGGTCGACCGCCTTGAGGGCCTGGCCGCCGAGATCAAGCTGCGCTCGGGCGTCGAGGCCTATGCGATCCCCGCCGATCTCGCCGAACCGGCCGGTGTCGGCGCCGTCCTCGCTGCGATCGCCGAGCAGGGCCGGGAGGTCGACGCCCTGATCAACAACGCCGGCTATGGCCTGCCCGGAACCTATGACGCCACCAGCTGGGCGGATCAGGCCAAGTTCCTGCAGCTGATGCTGACCAGCGTCTGCGAAATGACCCACAAGGTTCTGCCGGGCATGGTCGAGCGCAGGTTCGGCCGCATCGTCAATGTCGCTTCGCTGGCGGGCCTGGTCCCCGGCGCGGCCGGCCACACGCTTTACGCGGCGACCAAGGGCTTTCTGGTGAAGTTCTCCCAGAGCCTGCACCTGGAGAACCTGGCCAACGGGGTCCATGTCAGCGCCCTGTGCCCTGGCTTCACCTATTCGGAGTTCCATGACGTCAACGGCACCCGCGCCCAGGTCAGCCAGGGCGTGCCCGAGTGGATGTGGCTTGGGGCCGACGAGGTCGCCGCCGCCGGTTACGAGGCCGCCGAGGCCAACCGCTCGATCTGCGTGCCCGGCGCGCCCAACAAGGCCATCGCCGCCATCGCCAAGATCGTCCCCGACGACTGGGCCCTGGCCCTGATGGCCAGCCAGGGAAGCCGGTTCAGGAAGGTGTAG
- a CDS encoding potassium transporter Kup, with the protein MASEAPHASAPDCAPASSDIPQQDGGSTNGHGHDLKGHGFFALALGSVGVVFGDIGTSPLYAFKEALAAASHDGVTRSEIFGVVSLALWAMFLIVTIKYVVFIMRADNKGEGGVLSLMALAQHAMGKRTTLVFVLGVAGAALFYGDAVITPAMSVLSAVEGLRTIPALEHGVTNEVVLLIATVMLLGLFFIQSRGTASVGKLFGPVCAVWFGVMFSLGLMNLLGNPGILMAVSPYYAVEFLAEHGLTGFIVLGAVFLTVTGVEALTADMGHFGRWPIQAAWLFFVLPCLAMNYLGQGAFALTTLETAQAAGKSMPELNWFFEMAPEALRLPLVLLAGAATVIASQAVITGAFSLTQQAIQLGLLPRLDVRRTSETQSGQIFVPQLNTMLLLGVLAIMFTFQTSSALAHAYGLAVTGTMIVTTCMAFIVMRKLWKWSMPMALMFLVPFLALDITFLSANALRFFSGGWLPVLIGAALFTIMATWVRGSQILTDKTRRDSLPVADLMDILRARAPHRAPGTAIFLTSDPDMTPVALMHNLKHNKVLHERNVILTVRTAETPRVSEEERVKIEKVNDDFKKVVVNYGFMESPNIPKALAVCRKQGLKFDIMATSFFLGRRSIVPSANSGMPLWQDRLFIYLMRNAANPTDFFKIPPGRVVELGAQVTV; encoded by the coding sequence ATGGCTTCCGAAGCCCCTCACGCTTCCGCACCCGACTGTGCGCCCGCGTCTTCCGACATTCCGCAGCAGGACGGTGGCTCGACCAACGGCCACGGCCATGACCTCAAGGGCCACGGCTTTTTCGCCCTGGCCCTGGGCTCGGTCGGCGTGGTCTTCGGCGACATCGGCACCAGCCCGCTCTACGCCTTCAAGGAAGCCCTGGCGGCGGCCTCGCATGACGGCGTCACCCGCTCGGAGATCTTCGGCGTGGTGTCCCTGGCCCTGTGGGCCATGTTCCTGATCGTGACGATCAAGTACGTCGTCTTCATCATGCGCGCCGACAACAAGGGCGAGGGCGGCGTGCTGTCGCTGATGGCCCTGGCGCAACATGCCATGGGCAAGCGCACCACCCTGGTCTTCGTCCTGGGCGTAGCCGGCGCGGCGCTGTTCTATGGCGACGCGGTGATCACCCCGGCCATGTCGGTGCTGTCGGCGGTCGAAGGCCTTCGCACCATTCCCGCCCTCGAGCATGGCGTGACCAACGAGGTCGTGCTGCTGATCGCCACGGTGATGCTGCTGGGCCTGTTCTTCATCCAGAGCCGGGGCACGGCTTCGGTCGGCAAGCTGTTTGGACCGGTCTGCGCCGTATGGTTCGGCGTCATGTTCTCGTTGGGCTTGATGAACCTGCTGGGCAACCCCGGCATCCTGATGGCCGTCAGCCCCTATTATGCGGTCGAGTTCCTGGCCGAACACGGCCTGACGGGCTTCATCGTGCTGGGCGCGGTGTTCCTGACCGTGACCGGGGTCGAGGCCCTGACCGCCGACATGGGCCACTTCGGCCGCTGGCCGATCCAGGCCGCCTGGCTGTTCTTCGTGCTGCCGTGCCTGGCCATGAACTATCTGGGTCAGGGCGCCTTCGCCCTCACGACGCTTGAAACCGCACAGGCGGCCGGCAAGTCGATGCCGGAGCTGAACTGGTTCTTCGAGATGGCGCCCGAGGCGCTGCGCCTGCCGCTGGTGCTGCTGGCCGGCGCGGCGACCGTGATCGCCAGCCAGGCCGTCATCACCGGCGCCTTCTCGCTGACCCAGCAGGCCATCCAGCTGGGCCTGCTGCCGCGCCTGGACGTGCGTCGCACCTCGGAAACCCAGTCGGGTCAGATCTTCGTGCCGCAGCTCAACACCATGCTGCTGCTGGGCGTGCTGGCCATCATGTTCACGTTCCAGACGTCCTCGGCCCTGGCCCACGCCTACGGCCTGGCCGTGACCGGCACGATGATCGTCACCACCTGCATGGCCTTCATCGTCATGCGCAAGCTGTGGAAGTGGAGCATGCCGATGGCGCTGATGTTCCTGGTGCCGTTCCTGGCCCTGGACATCACCTTCCTCAGCGCCAACGCCCTGCGCTTCTTCTCGGGCGGCTGGCTGCCGGTGCTGATCGGCGCGGCCCTGTTCACGATCATGGCCACCTGGGTGCGCGGCAGCCAGATCCTGACCGACAAGACCCGTCGCGACAGCCTGCCCGTCGCCGACCTGATGGACATCCTGCGCGCCCGCGCCCCGCACCGCGCGCCGGGCACGGCGATCTTCCTGACCTCGGACCCGGACATGACGCCGGTGGCCCTGATGCACAACCTCAAGCACAACAAGGTGCTGCACGAGCGCAATGTCATCCTGACCGTCCGCACCGCCGAGACGCCGCGTGTGTCGGAGGAGGAGCGGGTCAAGATCGAGAAGGTCAACGACGACTTCAAGAAGGTCGTGGTCAACTACGGCTTCATGGAAAGCCCGAACATCCCCAAGGCCCTGGCCGTGTGCCGCAAGCAGGGCCTGAAGTTCGACATCATGGCCACCAGCTTCTTCCTGGGGCGCCGCTCGATCGTGCCGTCGGCCAACAGCGGCATGCCGCTGTGGCAGGACCGCCTCTTCATCTACCTGATGCGGAACGCCGCCAACCCGACGGACTTCTTCAAGATCCCGCCCGGCCGCGTGGTCGAGCTGGGCGCGCAGGTGACGGTCTAG
- a CDS encoding MAPEG family protein: protein MQQSHALVAIVTLLSLLVYVWMIFRIGGARRRTGIDAPAMTGDPELERHLRVQANTVEWLVIYLPSLWLFAIYWNDLFAAGAGAVWIIGRILYALGYAADAKKRELGFVIQMLATAVLLFGALGKAIYVYAVVGA from the coding sequence ATGCAGCAATCCCACGCGCTGGTGGCGATCGTCACCCTGCTATCCTTGCTGGTCTATGTCTGGATGATCTTCAGGATCGGCGGCGCCCGCCGTCGCACCGGCATCGACGCCCCGGCCATGACCGGGGATCCGGAGCTGGAGCGCCATCTGCGGGTGCAGGCCAACACCGTCGAGTGGCTGGTCATTTACCTGCCTTCGCTGTGGCTGTTCGCGATCTACTGGAACGACCTGTTCGCCGCTGGCGCCGGGGCGGTCTGGATCATCGGCCGCATCCTCTACGCCCTGGGCTACGCCGCCGACGCCAAAAAGCGCGAGCTGGGCTTCGTCATCCAGATGCTGGCCACCGCCGTCCTGCTGTTCGGCGCCCTGGGCAAGGCGATCTACGTCTACGCGGTCGTCGGCGCCTAG
- a CDS encoding SDR family NAD(P)-dependent oxidoreductase, which produces MKLDNTVAAVVTGGASGLGEATARALAAQGVKVALFDMNEERGLQVAKEIGGVFCKVNVTSDADVDAGFEKARAAHGQERILVNCAGTGNAAKTASRDKATGETKHFPLDAFDRIIQINLVGTFRCIAKSAKGMLDLEPLEDGERGAIVNTASVAAEDGQMGQAAYSASKGGVVGMTLPIARDLMSEGIRVNTILPGIFNTPLMNNAPEAVKAGLAASVPFPKRLGHPEEYAQLALTMITCGYFNGEDVRLDGGIRMAPR; this is translated from the coding sequence ATGAAACTCGACAACACCGTCGCCGCCGTCGTCACCGGGGGCGCTTCGGGCCTCGGCGAAGCCACCGCCCGCGCGCTCGCCGCCCAAGGCGTCAAGGTCGCCCTCTTCGACATGAACGAAGAGCGCGGCCTGCAGGTCGCCAAGGAAATCGGCGGCGTGTTCTGCAAGGTCAATGTGACCAGCGACGCCGATGTCGACGCCGGTTTCGAAAAGGCCCGGGCCGCCCACGGCCAGGAGCGCATCCTCGTCAACTGCGCCGGCACCGGCAATGCGGCCAAGACCGCCAGCCGCGACAAGGCCACCGGCGAGACCAAGCACTTCCCGCTCGACGCCTTCGACCGCATCATCCAGATCAACCTCGTGGGCACGTTCCGCTGCATCGCCAAGTCGGCCAAGGGCATGCTGGATCTGGAGCCGCTGGAAGACGGCGAGCGCGGCGCGATCGTCAACACCGCCTCGGTGGCGGCTGAAGACGGCCAGATGGGCCAGGCGGCCTATTCGGCCTCGAAGGGCGGCGTGGTGGGCATGACCCTGCCGATCGCCCGCGACCTGATGAGCGAAGGCATCCGCGTCAACACCATCCTGCCGGGCATCTTCAACACCCCGCTGATGAACAATGCGCCTGAAGCGGTGAAGGCGGGCCTGGCCGCCAGCGTTCCGTTCCCCAAGCGCCTGGGTCATCCCGAAGAATATGCCCAGCTGGCCCTGACCATGATCACCTGCGGCTACTTCAACGGCGAGGACGTGCGCCTCGACGGCGGTATCCGCATGGCGCCGCGGTAA